One genomic region from Candidatus Methylomirabilota bacterium encodes:
- a CDS encoding tautomerase family protein: MREALKIPEWDKVLFLHQMFRGRSLDAKRRLYQALVKNLGGLGVPPADSKIILLEPPMENWGIRGGQMATEVDLGYEVKV, from the coding sequence ATGAGGGAGGCGCTGAAGATCCCGGAGTGGGACAAGGTGCTGTTCCTCCACCAGATGTTCCGCGGCCGCTCGCTCGACGCGAAGCGGCGGCTCTACCAGGCGCTCGTGAAGAACCTGGGCGGGCTCGGCGTCCCGCCCGCCGACTCCAAGATCATCCTGCTGGAGCCGCCCATGGAGAACTGGGGCATCCGGGGGGGCCAGATGGCCACCGAGGTGGACCTGGGCTACGAGGTCAAGGTGTAG
- a CDS encoding citrate/2-methylcitrate synthase, with the protein MSEGTSLIRGLEGVVAAETRLCDLDGKNGRLAYCGYDIEDLASRATFEEVAYLLWQGELPGKPQLDRFVTELISARSIPRELIEAFRLMPQSTDPMRALQAAVAILGMDDPDATDSSHDANRRKAARLASQLATAICAHHRVRSGQEPVAPAADLPHAANFLYMLTGGRPSATAAKAFDASLTLYAEHEMNASTFTTRVITSTQSDMHSAVAGGVGALKGPLHGGAGEAVMRTLMEIGEVANVDRFTEEALRSKRRLMGFGHRVYRAGDPRAAILRGMAEEACRQSGQFKWFQISVKLHERISAAKGLIPNVDFYSAPLFYSLGIPIDLFTPVIAAGRIAGWTANIIEQHDDNRLIRPRGEYTGAGRRAFVPLERR; encoded by the coding sequence ATGAGCGAAGGGACTTCGTTGATCCGCGGGCTCGAGGGCGTCGTCGCCGCCGAGACGCGGCTGTGCGACCTCGACGGCAAGAACGGCCGGCTCGCCTATTGCGGGTACGACATCGAGGACCTCGCGAGCCGGGCGACCTTCGAGGAGGTCGCCTACCTCCTCTGGCAGGGCGAGCTGCCGGGCAAGCCGCAGCTCGACCGCTTCGTCACCGAGCTGATCTCGGCGCGGTCGATCCCCCGCGAGCTGATCGAGGCCTTCCGGCTGATGCCGCAGTCCACCGACCCCATGCGCGCGCTGCAGGCGGCCGTGGCCATCCTGGGCATGGACGACCCCGACGCCACCGACAGCTCGCACGACGCCAACCGCCGCAAGGCGGCGCGTCTGGCCAGCCAGCTCGCGACCGCGATCTGCGCCCACCATCGCGTCCGCAGCGGCCAGGAGCCCGTCGCGCCCGCGGCCGATCTCCCCCACGCCGCCAACTTCCTCTACATGCTGACCGGCGGGCGCCCCTCGGCCACGGCGGCCAAGGCCTTCGACGCGAGCCTCACGCTCTACGCCGAGCACGAGATGAACGCGTCCACCTTCACCACGCGCGTCATCACCTCGACGCAGTCGGACATGCACTCGGCGGTGGCCGGCGGCGTGGGCGCTCTCAAGGGGCCTCTCCACGGCGGGGCGGGTGAAGCGGTCATGCGCACGCTCATGGAGATCGGTGAGGTCGCCAACGTGGACCGCTTCACCGAAGAAGCGCTCCGGAGCAAGCGCCGGCTCATGGGCTTCGGCCACCGCGTTTACCGGGCCGGCGACCCGCGGGCGGCCATCCTCAGAGGGATGGCCGAGGAGGCGTGCCGACAGTCGGGGCAGTTCAAGTGGTTTCAAATATCGGTGAAGCTCCACGAGCGGATCAGCGCGGCGAAAGGACTGATCCCTAACGTCGATTTCTATTCAGCTCCCCTCTTCTACTCTCTGGGGATCCCCATCGATCTCTTCACGCCAGTCATCGCGGCCGGCCGCATCGCCGGCTGGACCGCCAACATCATCGAGCAGCACGACGACAATCGTCTGATCCGGCCGCGCGGCGAGTACACCGGGGCCGGCCGGCGCGCCTTCGTGCCGTTGGAACGGCGCTGA
- a CDS encoding thiamine pyrophosphate-binding protein, giving the protein MPLVSGKQAFLEILAEEGVTVMFGNPGTTELPLMDGLAREPRIRYVLALQEAVAIAMADGYAQASGGLAAVNVHIAPGLGNAMGMLYNARKSGAPMLLTAGQHDQSFTATEPILWAELPPVAEPFVKWSTEVRRLEDLPRIVRRATKTALAHPTSPVFLSLPVDVLNAERDVDLLAPTRVAPRIVGDRQAIDRAAALLAKAERPLLVAGDAVAHGDALGEIVELAELVGCPVVSECVSSTCSFPFTHPQYAGPMPRLAPPIRALLMRHDLLFSVGGDLFTLSLPDDVDPMPPGLNIVHLDVNPWELGKNYPAAVAIHGEPKATLPELGEALRRHTTKHGHPQAPKRREAARAAHERMRAELTERAQREAQQIPMSSLSLVHAIAASVPDDVTIIDESISSAHGLRQLLRCADPKSFFGLRGGGIGWGLPAALGVKLALPRRPVVALVGDGSAMYTSQALWTAAREGLGVVYVIFNNASYRILKQRTLALKGFSAEDDRYVGMDLDRPPIDWVGLARSLGVPGEHVEKAGEVPAALTRGLRSGGPYLIDVRIDPSFT; this is encoded by the coding sequence ATGCCACTGGTCTCCGGCAAGCAGGCGTTCCTCGAGATCCTCGCCGAAGAAGGCGTCACCGTCATGTTCGGCAACCCGGGGACGACCGAGCTGCCGCTGATGGACGGGCTGGCCCGCGAGCCGCGGATCCGCTACGTGCTGGCGCTGCAGGAGGCCGTGGCCATCGCGATGGCCGACGGCTACGCCCAGGCCAGCGGCGGGCTGGCCGCGGTGAACGTGCACATCGCGCCGGGTCTCGGCAACGCGATGGGGATGCTGTACAACGCGCGCAAGTCGGGCGCGCCCATGCTGCTGACCGCCGGCCAGCACGACCAGTCCTTCACGGCCACGGAGCCGATCCTCTGGGCCGAGCTGCCGCCGGTCGCCGAGCCCTTCGTCAAGTGGTCCACCGAGGTGCGCCGCCTGGAGGACCTGCCCCGGATCGTCCGGCGCGCCACCAAAACCGCGCTGGCCCACCCGACGAGCCCGGTCTTCCTGTCACTGCCGGTCGACGTCCTCAACGCCGAGCGCGACGTCGATCTCCTGGCCCCCACGCGGGTGGCGCCGCGCATCGTCGGCGATCGCCAGGCCATCGATCGGGCCGCCGCGCTGCTGGCGAAAGCCGAGCGGCCCCTGCTGGTCGCCGGCGACGCCGTGGCCCACGGCGACGCGCTCGGCGAGATCGTGGAGCTGGCCGAGCTGGTGGGCTGTCCGGTCGTCAGCGAGTGCGTGTCTTCCACCTGCAGCTTCCCGTTCACGCATCCACAGTACGCCGGCCCCATGCCGCGCCTGGCCCCCCCGATCCGGGCGCTGCTGATGCGTCACGATCTCCTCTTCTCCGTGGGCGGCGACCTCTTCACGCTCTCGCTGCCTGACGACGTCGATCCGATGCCGCCCGGCCTCAACATCGTGCACCTGGACGTGAACCCCTGGGAGCTGGGCAAGAACTATCCCGCCGCCGTCGCCATCCACGGCGAGCCCAAGGCGACGCTGCCCGAGCTCGGCGAGGCGCTACGCCGCCACACGACGAAGCACGGGCATCCCCAGGCGCCGAAGCGGCGGGAGGCGGCGCGGGCGGCTCACGAGAGGATGCGCGCGGAGCTGACCGAGCGCGCGCAGCGGGAGGCCCAGCAGATTCCGATGTCGTCGCTGAGCCTGGTCCACGCGATCGCCGCCAGCGTCCCCGACGACGTCACCATCATCGACGAGTCGATCTCGTCCGCCCACGGCCTGCGCCAGCTCCTCCGCTGCGCCGACCCCAAGAGTTTCTTCGGCCTCCGGGGCGGCGGGATCGGCTGGGGGCTCCCGGCGGCGCTCGGCGTCAAGCTGGCGCTGCCCCGGCGCCCGGTGGTCGCGCTGGTCGGCGACGGCAGCGCGATGTACACGAGCCAGGCGCTGTGGACGGCCGCCCGGGAAGGGCTCGGCGTCGTCTACGTCATCTTCAACAACGCGTCGTACCGGATCCTCAAGCAGCGCACGCTCGCCCTCAAGGGCTTCTCGGCCGAGGACGACCGCTATGTGGGCATGGACCTCGACCGGCCACCCATCGACTGGGTCGGCCTGGCACGCTCGCTGGGGGTGCCCGGCGAGCACGTCGAGAAGGCCGGCGAGGTGCCGGCGGCGCTGACGCGGGGCCTTCGCAGCGGGGGCCCGTACCTGATCGACGTCCGCATCGATCCCTCGTTCACGTAG
- a CDS encoding YbaK/EbsC family protein has translation MSEPLSPSAQKVQEALTALGFTYQVVEAPRPTRTAAEAAQLVGCQIGQIAKSLVFRAAPSGRPILVIASGANQVNEWRIGALLKETLEKAKAALVREHTGFAIGGVPPLGHAKPLETFIDQDLMRHSEIWAAAGTPNALFRLVPADLVKMTGGRVVKVT, from the coding sequence GTGTCGGAGCCGCTGAGCCCGAGCGCCCAGAAGGTGCAGGAGGCGCTGACCGCGCTGGGCTTCACGTACCAGGTCGTCGAGGCGCCGCGACCCACGCGCACGGCCGCCGAGGCCGCCCAGCTCGTGGGTTGCCAGATCGGTCAGATCGCCAAGTCTCTCGTCTTCAGGGCGGCGCCGAGCGGCCGGCCGATTCTGGTGATCGCCAGCGGCGCGAACCAGGTGAACGAGTGGCGGATCGGCGCGCTGCTCAAGGAAACGCTCGAGAAGGCCAAGGCCGCCCTCGTGCGCGAGCACACCGGCTTCGCCATCGGCGGGGTGCCTCCCCTCGGTCACGCCAAGCCGCTCGAGACCTTCATCGATCAGGACCTCATGAGACACTCCGAGATCTGGGCCGCGGCCGGCACGCCGAACGCGCTCTTCCGGCTGGTCCCCGCCGACCTGGTCAAGATGACGGGGGGCCGCGTGGTCAAGGTCACCTAG
- the hemH gene encoding ferrochelatase: MIQAVLLIAFGGPTAPDEIRPFLQNVARGRAIPPARLEEVAHHYERMPGGRSPLNELTVRQARALAETLAADGSALPVFVGMRNWHPYLHETLAEMAGQGARRALGLILSPLRTEASWERYMRDVAEARARTPAAPEVVFAPAWFEHPRFVAAAADRCRRALDEVPTGERAATPLVFTAHSVPVPMAEASPYAADFAAAAGAVAAALGHGRWSLAYQSRSGSPRDRWLEPDVNDVLKALGRQGARHVVVVPLGFVCDHVEVLYDLDVEARATAAAAGLALHRAAAVNDHPDFIAALADLVRSHVAGDPDAAGASRAGAPSSTTQSTPGPAPSPSASFPRPPETRVSEGASGPPGPRSPSTGDAGPSRRRGRR; encoded by the coding sequence ATGATCCAGGCGGTGCTGCTGATCGCCTTCGGTGGGCCCACGGCGCCCGACGAGATTCGGCCGTTCCTCCAGAACGTGGCGCGCGGCCGCGCCATCCCGCCGGCGCGACTGGAGGAGGTGGCGCATCACTACGAGCGGATGCCCGGTGGCCGCTCGCCGCTCAACGAGCTGACGGTCCGCCAGGCCCGCGCTCTCGCCGAGACGCTCGCCGCTGACGGCTCCGCGCTTCCGGTCTTCGTCGGCATGCGCAACTGGCACCCGTACCTGCACGAGACGCTGGCCGAGATGGCCGGCCAGGGGGCCCGGCGGGCGCTGGGCCTCATCCTGTCACCGCTCCGCACGGAGGCGTCGTGGGAGCGCTACATGCGGGACGTCGCCGAGGCTCGCGCCCGGACGCCCGCCGCGCCGGAGGTCGTCTTCGCGCCGGCCTGGTTCGAGCACCCGCGGTTCGTCGCCGCCGCCGCCGATCGCTGCCGGCGCGCGCTGGACGAGGTGCCGACCGGCGAGCGCGCGGCGACGCCGCTCGTCTTCACCGCCCACAGCGTTCCGGTGCCGATGGCCGAGGCGTCGCCGTACGCGGCCGACTTTGCGGCAGCCGCCGGCGCCGTCGCGGCGGCGCTCGGCCACGGGCGCTGGTCCCTCGCCTACCAGAGCCGGAGCGGGAGCCCGCGCGACCGGTGGCTGGAGCCCGACGTCAACGATGTCCTGAAGGCGCTCGGGCGGCAGGGCGCGCGGCACGTCGTCGTCGTCCCCCTCGGCTTCGTGTGCGATCACGTCGAGGTGCTCTACGATCTCGATGTCGAAGCGCGCGCGACCGCCGCCGCGGCGGGGCTCGCGCTCCACCGCGCGGCCGCCGTGAACGACCACCCCGACTTCATCGCGGCCCTCGCCGATCTCGTGCGCTCCCACGTCGCCGGTGACCCCGACGCGGCGGGGGCCAGCCGGGCCGGAGCGCCCTCCTCGACCACGCAATCCACACCGGGACCGGCGCCTTCCCCCAGCGCCAGCTTCCCTCGACCCCCTGAGACACGGGTCTCGGAGGGCGCCTCCGGCCCGCCCGGCCCGCGCTCGCCGTCCACCGGCGACGCCGGCCCCTCGCGTCGGCGAGGGCGGCGATGA
- a CDS encoding Ldh family oxidoreductase, translated as MPTVDPAKLEQVTRDIFVARGVPPGDAAWIATLLVRANLRGHDSHGVIRIPHYVRAMKAGEVNPEPHITVQSETPTIALIDGDQGFGQVVARRGIALAVAKARAQGLSAVTLKRTNHIGRLADYAEMAASQGLIGMLWVNAPMALNVAPWGGAGRRLGTNPHAIAIPGPNGSVAMSLDFASSVIAEGKLKVKFNRDEPVAPGIMLNGAGQPSTDPREFYADPPGSLLTAGEHKGYGLSLAIEILGGILSGTGAARPTPGPVQNGTLMICLDPSRFLPLADLHAQVEALFGFTRSAPLAAGAREILIPGEPEARIERERRAHGIPVDDETWRQIAKCAAEVDVSA; from the coding sequence ATGCCGACGGTCGACCCCGCCAAGCTCGAGCAGGTAACGCGCGACATCTTCGTAGCCCGCGGCGTGCCTCCCGGCGACGCGGCGTGGATCGCAACGCTGCTCGTCCGCGCGAACCTCCGGGGCCACGACTCGCACGGGGTCATCCGCATCCCCCATTACGTACGCGCGATGAAGGCGGGCGAGGTCAACCCCGAGCCGCACATCACCGTGCAATCGGAGACACCGACGATCGCCCTGATCGACGGCGATCAGGGCTTCGGGCAGGTCGTCGCCCGGCGGGGGATCGCGCTGGCGGTCGCGAAGGCCAGGGCCCAGGGGCTATCGGCGGTGACGCTCAAGCGCACCAATCACATCGGGCGCCTGGCCGACTACGCGGAGATGGCCGCCAGCCAGGGGCTGATCGGCATGCTCTGGGTGAACGCGCCCATGGCGCTCAACGTGGCGCCCTGGGGCGGCGCCGGGCGACGGCTGGGGACCAACCCCCATGCCATCGCCATCCCCGGGCCGAACGGCAGCGTCGCCATGTCTCTCGACTTCGCGAGCAGCGTCATCGCCGAGGGCAAGCTGAAGGTGAAGTTCAACCGGGACGAGCCGGTCGCGCCCGGGATCATGCTGAACGGCGCCGGGCAGCCCTCGACCGATCCCCGCGAGTTCTACGCCGACCCCCCGGGCTCCCTGCTGACCGCGGGCGAGCACAAGGGCTACGGGCTCTCGCTGGCGATCGAGATCCTGGGTGGGATCCTCTCGGGCACCGGGGCCGCGCGGCCGACGCCTGGCCCCGTCCAGAACGGCACGCTCATGATCTGCCTCGACCCGAGCCGTTTCCTGCCTCTAGCGGACCTCCACGCCCAGGTGGAGGCTCTCTTTGGCTTTACGCGCTCGGCGCCGCTCGCTGCCGGCGCCAGGGAGATCCTGATCCCCGGCGAGCCGGAGGCTCGTATCGAGCGCGAGCGCCGCGCGCACGGCATTCCCGTGGACGACGAGACCTGGCGGCAGATCGCGAAGTGCGCGGCCGAAGTCGACGTGAGCGCCTGA
- a CDS encoding LLM class flavin-dependent oxidoreductase produces the protein MAMTVGIHVGHMGGPLAEMRRLWKFADDGGFDWFSVSDHFQESPPQGGDLDCFESIAIMTAAALETKRVRIGSLVYCNLYRNPGVLASALTSIDHLSNGRVECGIGAGWHELEARAFGIPFPSIGVREDMLEEFAQALRQLFDPAVTRANFTGKHFQLHNAPNNPKPLQPKLPIWIGGGGEKRTLRAAARYGDGWNAPYLGPDQWKRKSQVLDQWCEKEGRDPKTILKSANVGFYMGADAKGAARGEALFQRHFGKDPQGRTGFVRGTPKQAMELAAAYRDAGAARMNIAFRQGPYDWEALQAFVEEVLVPTRSTP, from the coding sequence ATGGCGATGACCGTCGGGATCCACGTGGGCCACATGGGGGGGCCGCTGGCCGAGATGCGACGGCTCTGGAAGTTCGCCGACGACGGCGGCTTCGACTGGTTCTCCGTGTCGGATCACTTCCAGGAGTCCCCGCCTCAGGGCGGCGACCTCGACTGCTTCGAGTCCATCGCGATCATGACGGCGGCCGCGCTGGAGACGAAGCGCGTGCGCATCGGCTCGCTGGTCTACTGCAACCTGTACCGCAACCCGGGGGTGTTGGCCTCCGCCCTGACCTCCATCGACCACCTCTCCAATGGCCGCGTGGAGTGCGGCATCGGCGCCGGCTGGCACGAGCTCGAGGCCCGCGCCTTCGGCATCCCCTTTCCCTCCATCGGCGTGCGCGAGGACATGCTGGAGGAGTTCGCCCAGGCCCTCCGCCAGCTCTTCGACCCCGCGGTCACGCGCGCGAACTTCACCGGCAAGCACTTCCAGCTCCACAACGCGCCCAACAATCCCAAGCCGCTCCAGCCGAAGCTCCCGATCTGGATCGGCGGCGGCGGCGAGAAGCGCACGTTGCGCGCCGCCGCCCGCTACGGCGACGGCTGGAACGCGCCCTATCTCGGCCCCGACCAGTGGAAGAGGAAGAGCCAGGTGCTCGACCAGTGGTGCGAGAAGGAGGGGCGGGACCCGAAGACTATCTTGAAGTCCGCCAATGTCGGCTTCTACATGGGCGCCGACGCCAAGGGCGCGGCGCGGGGCGAGGCGCTCTTCCAAAGGCACTTCGGGAAGGACCCGCAGGGCCGCACCGGTTTCGTGCGCGGCACGCCCAAGCAGGCGATGGAGCTGGCCGCCGCCTACCGCGATGCCGGGGCCGCGCGCATGAACATCGCCTTCCGCCAGGGGCCGTACGACTGGGAGGCGCTGCAGGCCTTCGTGGAAGAGGTGCTGGTCCCGACGCGATCTACACCTTGA
- the hemG gene encoding protoporphyrinogen oxidase, whose translation MRMVVVGGGITGLACAHRAVEIARERGIELDLTLLEARDRLGGTIETERTGGFLIEAGPDSFLSEKPWALALCRRLGVVDRLVPTDDRFRKTFVWFRGRLHPLPEGFQLLAPARFGPFITSGLFSWPGKLRMALDLLLPRGIPGDDESLGSFVRRRLGREALERVAQPLVAGIYTADPDELSLAATMPRFLELERRERSVILALWRARRRAPETAEGTSGARFSLFVTFASGMGELVEALAARLPPGAAHLKHRVGGIERGDGRWRVDLAAGGALEADRVVVATEAHAAARLLRYVDPPLATMLQVIPYASSATVSLGYRRADIPHPLDGFGFVVPRVEGRQLLACTFASVKYPGRAPEGGALLRCFLGGALNAAVLERDDGDLIQRAREELSAALGVAAEPVLARVARHPFAMPQYGVGHRRSVEAVERRLETAPGLALAGAAYGGVGIADCVRSGESAAERALLSRAPGG comes from the coding sequence ATGAGGATGGTGGTCGTCGGAGGCGGCATCACCGGACTGGCCTGCGCCCACCGTGCGGTGGAGATCGCGCGGGAACGCGGCATCGAGCTCGACCTCACGCTGCTCGAGGCGCGCGATCGGCTCGGAGGGACGATCGAGACCGAACGGACCGGCGGCTTCCTGATCGAGGCCGGCCCCGATTCGTTCCTGTCCGAGAAGCCGTGGGCGCTGGCGCTCTGCCGGCGCCTGGGGGTGGTGGATCGGCTCGTCCCAACGGACGATCGGTTCAGGAAGACGTTCGTGTGGTTCCGCGGGCGCCTGCATCCGCTACCCGAGGGCTTCCAGCTCCTGGCCCCGGCCCGCTTCGGCCCCTTCATCACCTCCGGCCTCTTCTCCTGGCCGGGCAAGCTGCGCATGGCGCTCGATCTGCTGCTGCCGCGCGGGATCCCGGGCGACGACGAGAGCCTGGGATCGTTCGTGCGGCGGCGGCTCGGACGGGAGGCGCTCGAGCGCGTCGCCCAGCCGCTGGTGGCGGGCATTTACACGGCCGATCCGGACGAGCTGAGTCTCGCCGCCACCATGCCGCGCTTCCTCGAGCTGGAGCGCCGGGAACGGAGCGTGATCCTCGCCCTCTGGCGCGCGCGCCGCCGCGCGCCCGAGACAGCGGAGGGGACGAGCGGAGCGCGCTTCAGCCTCTTCGTCACCTTTGCCAGCGGGATGGGTGAGCTGGTGGAGGCGCTCGCCGCACGCTTGCCGCCGGGAGCCGCGCATCTCAAGCACCGCGTGGGTGGGATCGAGCGTGGCGACGGTCGCTGGCGGGTCGATCTCGCGGCCGGCGGCGCGCTCGAAGCCGATCGCGTGGTCGTCGCCACCGAGGCCCACGCGGCCGCTCGGCTGCTCCGGTACGTCGATCCGCCGCTGGCGACGATGCTCCAGGTGATTCCGTACGCCTCCTCGGCGACGGTGTCGCTCGGCTATCGACGCGCCGACATCCCCCATCCGCTTGACGGCTTCGGCTTCGTGGTGCCGCGCGTGGAGGGCCGGCAGCTGCTGGCCTGCACCTTCGCGAGCGTCAAGTACCCGGGGCGCGCGCCGGAGGGCGGGGCGCTCCTGCGCTGCTTCCTCGGCGGCGCCCTGAACGCCGCGGTGCTGGAGCGGGATGACGGGGATCTCATCCAGCGGGCCAGGGAGGAGCTGAGCGCGGCGCTCGGCGTCGCCGCCGAGCCGGTGCTCGCCCGGGTGGCACGCCATCCCTTCGCGATGCCGCAGTACGGTGTGGGCCACCGCAGGAGCGTCGAGGCGGTCGAGCGCCGGCTCGAGACGGCGCCCGGCCTCGCGCTGGCCGGGGCGGCCTACGGGGGCGTGGGCATCGCCGACTGCGTGAGGTCGGGCGAGAGCGCCGCCGAGCGCGCCCTGCTGAGCCGAGCGCCCGGGGGCTGA
- a CDS encoding SDR family NAD(P)-dependent oxidoreductase, whose amino-acid sequence MPGRLAGKVAIVTGAGSRGPGLGNGKAAAILFAREGARVLCVDQAKERAEETVGLIRAERGEAEPFAADVTRADDCRAMVQAAVERWGGLDILHNNVGIESRKDLLETTEEEWDRVMTVDLKSMLLATQAAVPALVAGGAGSIICVSSVAALRGHGRTAYAAAKAGVIGFVRSVAVQLGPRGIRVNAIAPGRVWTPMVESLGPEARERRRQSSPLGTEGAGWDVGWGAVYLASDEARWVTGQTLVIDAGLTLTTR is encoded by the coding sequence ATGCCCGGACGACTCGCGGGTAAGGTTGCCATCGTGACCGGGGCCGGCTCCCGCGGTCCCGGTCTCGGCAACGGCAAGGCGGCAGCCATCCTCTTCGCGCGCGAAGGCGCGCGCGTGCTCTGCGTGGATCAGGCCAAGGAGCGCGCCGAGGAGACGGTGGGGCTGATCCGAGCCGAGCGCGGCGAAGCCGAGCCGTTCGCCGCCGACGTCACCCGCGCCGACGACTGCCGGGCGATGGTCCAGGCCGCCGTCGAGCGCTGGGGCGGCCTCGACATCCTCCACAACAACGTCGGCATCGAGTCGCGCAAGGACCTCCTGGAGACGACGGAAGAGGAGTGGGACCGCGTGATGACCGTCGATCTCAAGTCCATGCTGCTGGCCACCCAGGCGGCCGTGCCCGCGCTGGTCGCCGGGGGCGCCGGCAGCATCATCTGCGTGTCGTCGGTGGCGGCGCTGCGCGGTCACGGGCGCACGGCGTACGCCGCCGCCAAGGCCGGCGTAATCGGCTTCGTGCGGAGCGTCGCCGTGCAGCTCGGGCCTCGGGGAATCCGCGTCAACGCCATCGCGCCCGGCCGCGTGTGGACGCCGATGGTGGAGAGCCTCGGCCCCGAGGCGCGTGAGCGACGCCGGCAGTCCTCCCCCCTCGGCACCGAGGGCGCGGGCTGGGACGTGGGCTGGGGCGCCGTCTACCTGGCCAGCGACGAGGCGCGCTGGGTCACGGGCCAGACGCTCGTCATCGACGCCGGACTCACGCTCACCACTCGCTGA
- the hemE gene encoding uroporphyrinogen decarboxylase, with the protein MPATDVSFLRAARREPTPYTPVWLMRQAGRYLPEYRAMRARYGFLELCRNPEAAAEVTLQPVERLGVDAAILFADILLIVEPLGVGLEFSRGEGPVIPRPIRREADVGRLEPIDVASGVPFVFETVRNVVRALGGRVPLIGFAGAPFTVASYLVEGGPSRDYLHTKRLMYEEGEAWHRLMELLAEATARYLNGQIAAGAQAVQLFDSWVGVLSPADYRAFVLPHVRSLLKALTPGAPVIHFGTGTAALLPLMREAGGDVIGLDWRVDLDAAWATVGHDIAIQGNLDPAVLLAKPSYIRERAKEVLARAGGRPGHIFNLGHGVLPDTPVEHVKALVDIVHELSDRR; encoded by the coding sequence GTGCCGGCCACGGATGTTTCCTTCCTCCGCGCGGCGCGCCGCGAACCGACTCCCTACACGCCGGTGTGGCTCATGCGTCAGGCCGGGCGTTATCTGCCGGAGTACCGTGCGATGCGGGCGCGGTATGGCTTCCTCGAGCTGTGCCGCAACCCGGAGGCGGCGGCGGAGGTGACGCTGCAGCCCGTCGAGCGCCTCGGGGTCGACGCGGCGATCCTCTTCGCTGACATCTTGCTGATCGTGGAGCCGCTCGGCGTCGGCCTGGAGTTCTCCAGAGGCGAGGGGCCGGTCATCCCGCGCCCCATCCGGCGGGAGGCGGACGTGGGCCGCCTCGAGCCCATCGACGTGGCGAGCGGGGTGCCGTTCGTCTTCGAGACGGTGCGGAACGTCGTTCGCGCGCTGGGCGGCCGCGTGCCCCTCATCGGCTTCGCGGGCGCGCCGTTCACCGTCGCCTCGTACCTGGTGGAGGGAGGGCCGTCGCGCGACTACCTGCACACGAAGCGTCTCATGTACGAGGAGGGGGAGGCCTGGCACCGCCTGATGGAGCTGCTCGCCGAGGCGACCGCGCGCTATCTGAACGGGCAGATCGCGGCGGGCGCCCAGGCCGTCCAGCTCTTCGACTCCTGGGTGGGCGTGCTGAGCCCCGCCGACTACCGCGCGTTCGTGCTGCCGCACGTGCGATCGCTGCTCAAGGCGCTGACGCCGGGCGCCCCCGTCATCCACTTCGGCACCGGCACCGCCGCATTGCTCCCGCTCATGCGCGAGGCGGGAGGCGACGTCATCGGCCTCGACTGGCGCGTGGACCTCGACGCCGCCTGGGCCACGGTCGGGCACGACATCGCGATCCAGGGCAATCTCGATCCCGCCGTGTTGCTGGCCAAGCCGTCCTATATAAGGGAGCGGGCCAAGGAGGTCCTGGCCCGGGCCGGGGGGCGGCCGGGCCACATCTTCAACCTCGGCCACGGCGTGCTCCCTGACACGCCCGTCGAGCACGTGAAGGCGCTCGTCGACATCGTCCACGAGCTCTCCGACCGTCGATGA